A DNA window from Betta splendens chromosome 6, fBetSpl5.4, whole genome shotgun sequence contains the following coding sequences:
- the si:ch211-256a21.4 gene encoding uncharacterized protein si:ch211-256a21.4, with translation MGFPELDDAVSRFRFAQSCLGLLGCLCVCYAVWTPHWLNGRGLWSEWNNTISEESHREAAAVNAVEAERVFGLVSFLIALSTGVLCLVFALWWTSRTVRSYSNTRSLLLAGQALYPSTLLLLTMASTGFFFLFSWSLFTYQHREEIGGDPSGLGASYWLGAVGWVLLLVVETAVFVAERSVVPDILPDLEEAVEAWRISSQLKAAKRAADWSGEMKR, from the exons ATGGGCTTCCCGGAGCTGGATGACGCCGTCAGCCGCTTCAGGTTTGCTCAGTCCTGTCTGGGGCTGCTGGGATGCCTGTGCGTGTGCTACGCCGTGTGGACGCCGCACTGGCTCAACGGGAGAGGACTCTGGTCCGAGTGGAACAACACTATCAGCGAGGAGTCGCATCGCGAGGCTGCCGCCGTCAACG CGGTCGAAGCGGAGCGAGTGTTCGGCCTGGTGTCCTTCCTCATCGCTCTGAGCACCGGCGTGCTGTGCCTGGTGTTCGCCCTCTGGTGGACGTCTCGGACGGTGCGCTCCTACTCCAAcactcgctctctcctcctggCAGGGCAGGCCCTCTACCcgtccacgctgctgctgctcaccatGGCCTCCACAG gtttcttcttcctcttcagctgGTCCCTCTTCACGTATCAGCACCGCGAGGAGATCGGCGGGGACCCCTCCGGCCTCGGCGCCTCCTACTGGCTGGGGGCCGTGGGCTGggtcctgctgctggttgtggAGACGGCGGTGTTCGTCGCCGAGCGCTCCGTGGTGCCAGACATCCTGCCGGACCTGGAGGAGGCCGTGGAGGCCTGGAGGATTTCCTCTCAACTCAAAGCCGCCAAACGCGCCGCCGACTGGAGCGGGGAGATGAAAAGGTGA